The genome window CAACTGAATCATATCAGTGACGACCGCTTTAGTTGGCCTCTGTACAAGAAAGCGCGCGGGAGAACTGTCGTTAGATAGACGCATGTCCCGAATTCTCCAGTTAACCGCTTCAAACGCCTGCTGAAGGCGATGGATAGAATCGCAGTGAATCTCAAGAATGTTTGGTACATCCCGCGTGATATAGACCCGATACTTTCTGCGGATATCGTCGAGTGCCGCTGGTTCATCCAATGCAACAGGTAGCAAGTGTTGCCCGGGAAGTACAAGGGCCGCCTTTAAGTCTCGTCAAACGCTGTCATATAAACTTAGAGGTGAATTCGAGAGGACCCTTACCTGTACTAGATATTTTCCCGCCGGTGGACGGCCAAGATGTTCAGCATCCTCGGCTTGCCgtatcttttcttctctacCTTGGCAGATGTTTTTAGCtgtcttcaacttctcatTTTTCGTCGACGCAAACTTTGGCGCCCTTGAGAGAGCAGTTGGAGGCATGAGGTCACCTCTACCCGAGGGTACTCCTCTTCCCCTACCCTGATACATGCCGTACCGCAGCGCCTTTACTCAAGGGAGAAGGGAGAAGGGAGAAGGGAGGAGAATGAGCTGGTGAACAGCAGACAATATTTATCGTTATGCGAGATGCAGACCGGAAATGTTGAAATGACTGATAGTCACAGTGAAGTCTTGTGTTTGGAAGAGTTGAGCAGGCGGAATGGGGGGAAGGAGAAGAGGTGCATGGAAACAGTGAATCATAGCCGGGCGGCTGCCTAGGTAGGTAGGGATGAAGCAAACAATTTTATTGCATTTTGTTTGAGTGCAAAGCTGATACTGCCCATCGGCAAAGCATGATTGCTCTTTCCCGTTTGCTATCCTGCATCCTGCATGGCACTTGCACAGCTTTCGGCTCACAGGTGTTTGCCCACCTTACATCGTAGGTAGTAGTAAAATGTATATCATTAATGTAGGTAAGTAGATGCATAGTAGGTAGTCTAATTACCTAAGGTAGGGAAATCTTCTCTTTAATTCTATGAGGTGTCTGAGTTGATACATAAATAAGTGAGGATACTTTAAAAAAACAATTcaattaattataattaacaACAATTTATagccttttatttattttattttaaaagaAAGCATTCAATTAATAAATGCTATTATACTAACTACTTAGATATAAGGTGTATTTTAAAGTTCTGACAGGATTGCTAAGGTgaagattaagatataaaataaattGCATGTTTCCATGACTCTCTTTAAACTTATCTATTACATATGATTTTGTTGCGCAAAGGCACCAAAAGTGGGATAATAATTCGACTATGTAAGGCACAGTACACATAACAGGGTGCCTGGTAGGTGTTAAAGATTCCCTACCAAAGTACTCAAGGTAGTATTGTAATATGGTTATAAACCCCCGATATATGCATAGCCCATAGCAACCAATTATTTGTTCTTTACTTCCGTCGCGTCTCATGCGACGCGTGAATCGTTGTGGCAGCACCTAGCACCGGATAACGACAAAATAATGGCCCCCATCAATTCAGAAGAAAATACAAAACGTCAACTGTCTAAAATTCCCCATGATCTATCAGACGATGAGCTTGCGGACGCAGAACCATCATGGCAATGGATCTACAACTCTACCCCAACGACCGAACGAAGCGATGGAACACAGAGCGATAGAAAACGAAGAAAGGTAACAGGTGACAGGATCGTCGGGGCGAGGATTGGCCAATTTGAATGTAGAATTGGAGACACTGTCATGCTCAAAGCCGATGGCTCTAATGAGGCCTGGATCGCCTTGATCTGCGAATttgttgaagacgatggagagggagagaaagCAGCAAACTTTATGTGGTTTTCGAGTGAAAAGGAGATCCGAAGCAGGGACAAGAAACGATCCGATTACTACCCAGTCAGCTTTGAAACCCCTTGAGGCTGTTGAATGTAGACTAATCAAAAATTTATAGAATGAACTCTACATCTCTCCATCATGGGATATCAACCCCCTGGCATCAATCAACGGCAAAGCTAAGATCATGTCTCAAGATGGTTTTCTTGCGAAATACCCTCAGGGTAAGGTTCCTCGAAATGATCCAGACTTCGGTAAGGTCTTTGTCTGTCGACGAGGCTGCAATACCCGCACTGCTACGTATACAGACGAGTTTATATGGGAGGAAATATATGGGGGCGAGCATGATTTGTTTGCCTTGATGGATAGGGTCAAGACTGGTACAAAAGTCACACGACGTCGACGAAAGGCTCGGAGCCCGTCACCTTCTGATGATACTTACCATCCTGCTCAAATTCCGCAGACGCCGACCAAAACAGGACGAGGCTCGGTAGCTGCTACGCCAACTTCACGAAGGAGCCAAGCCACACCGGGCTCTCGTGTCAAAAGGTTGGTGATCAAAGCTGCTCGCCCTGGCGTTAGTTATTAACAATTACTTGTAGGAGTGCAAGCAAGAGACTTGAGTTTACACCTTTGGCCACACGCAAACTGTCGCCTAGCCAAGTTGAATCTTCACCTTTCCAGATAGCACGATCTCGCTTGCATGTCTCCTCGGTCCCAACCAGTCTTCCTTGTCGGGAAGGAGAATTTTCCTTGGTTTATTCTCATCTCGAAGCAGCTATTTCGGATGGCACAGGTAACTGTATTTACATTTCTGGAACACCTGGAACAGGAAAAACAGCGACGGTCCGCGAGGTCGTCTCcaggcttgaagaagctgtagGCTCTGATGAGCTGGACGATTTCATATTCGTGGAGATCAATGGTATGAAAATCACGGACCCTCACCAATCCTATACCCTTCTCTGGGAAGCCCTTAAAGGGGAGAGAGCTAGTCCAGCGCAGGCTCTTGATCATCTGGAAAGAGAGTTCAGCAACCCCAGCCCTCGCCGAATTCCTTGCGTAGTGCTCATGGATGAGCTTGACCAACTAGTCACCAAGAATCAGGCCGTCATGtacaacttcttcaactggcCGACTTTGCGACATAGCCGTCTTATTGTACTTGCAGTTGCAAACACCATGGATCTTCCCGAGAGAACTCTCAGCAATAAGATCAGCAGTCGACTAGGTATTATCTCAATCAGACACGTTGCTGTGATATTAACTAAAAGCTTTAGGTCTAACGCGTATCACGTTCCCTGGTTACAATCACGAACAACTGATGAAGATCATTCAGTCACGATTAGAAGGAGTCCCTGGGAATATCGTAGATCCTGACGCTATACAGTTCGCCAGTCGGAAGGTAGCCGCAGTCAGTGGTGACGCCCGAAGAGCCCTTGACATCTGCCGCCGAGCTGTTGAGCTCGCCGAGACCGATGCTCCTAGTGATCCCGCAACTCCAAGCAAACGAGACAGTCAAACGCAACCCAAAGGTTCAGGTCGCGTTACTATTGCGACAatcaagaaggccatcaaCGAGGCAACCACTAATCCCATTCAACAACACCTTCGAAGCCTGCCTTTGATGTCCAAGCTTGTCATGGCAGCTCTTTTGCTGCGTATTCGAAGAACAGGTCTTGCCGAGACAACCTTCGGGGACACCCTCGATGAGATACACCGTGCCTGCCTTCGAGCTCCAGCAGCACTTCCAGGCGTAGCAGCAGTCCTCAACAATGGCCTGAAAGGAACGCAGATGGGAAGTCAGCGCCCAATGACCAGACCCGGTCACATTCACACAGCGGCGCTCGAATTAGTAGCGGCCGGCCTGATTAACCTTGAAGCTCAGCGCGCAGAGAGGTCCAGTAAGCTCCGTCTTTCTATTGCAGACGATGAAGTAAAAATGGCCCTCCGTGATGACGGGGACCTTAAGGCTTTGGGTATCGGTGTATAACAGTTGTAGTATAGAACCCGAACGGCGTCCTGCGACAATTCATccttaataaaaaaaaacatacTACCTCTAATTGCTCCTTTAAAACTTTCGTCGGGCCAGTGTTGGCTTCCATTCGAGGGGGTGCGACTCTTCTGTTGCTGTTTCATCTTGCTTCCAGATTTTGACTATGGATAGATGCATTAGCAAGGCAAAGACGAGCATGCCAAGGCGAGATCGAGACTTACTTGTTTTATCAGCTTCACCACAGATCAGACGTAGGCCAGAGCGATCGAACGTTGAACTCATGATACCTGCCTCGGCATCAAGAGAGCCGGGTTGAGCTGTGGTGTCAAGAGATTGGAATCGGTGACCAGTCTTCCAATCCCAAAAGCTCATGGAGCCATTATCGCCTACAGTTCAAATTAGACACATGTGGCGAGGAAGATTGAATCGTATCACTTACCTCCTGTAAAGAAGACATTTTGCTCGTTAACACTCATCGTGTTAATAATAGCATTGTGGCCCTCGAAGTTCTGCATGAAAGCACCTTCAGGACACTTCCATTGCTTGACACTCCCTGTGCTACCACTAGCAAATGTGAACTCTGATGGGTGTGTTGCTAGAGCACGAACACCCTTCTTGTGATGAGTTAGTACACCCATGGTCTTGCCAGCTGCGAGATCCCAGAGTCGCACTGTCGAGTCCAAAGATCCGGTGATAACTTGAGGGTCAGCCTCTTGACAAACGAGATCGGAAACCGTCTGGGTGTGGCCAGACAGGACGTGAATGTTACTTCTGGTCCGCATATCCCAGACACGGGCGACGCCATCGCGACCACCAGTGACCAGAACATCGAGGGTAGGATGTAGGGCAAGAGTATAGACACCACTGAGATGTCCGTGGTAGTGACGGATAACTTTGTTAGTCTCGAGATCCCAGCACTTGACCATCTTGTCTTCGCCACAAGAGAAGAGATAAGGATGACGAGGGGATACCGCAAGGCCGCGCACAGTACTGATATGTCCAGTAAGAGTCAATCTCAGCGAGCCCGTGGCCAAGTCCCAAATCTTGATAGTTCGATCTCCTGCGCCGCTTGCAAACCATTTGTTGCCAGGTTCAACAGCCAGACTACGCACCCAACCGAGATGACCAGAGATGACCCTCATTAACTTCCATGGCGCGTGCCATTCTGgcttctgctgctgaagGCCTTGCACTCCTCTTGTAGTAAGACTCATGTTCTGTGGTGTACTTTCGTCCCTGGCAGCAGGAGTAGATGCCTTGCCTGAACTAGGCGCACCCTCAAGGAGTTTCATGGTTGGGCGAGCAGGCACACCAGCCTTAGAAGCCTTCTTCCCAGGCTGTTTCGTTGGAAGCTTCGCAGTAATTGATGGCGGTAAAGTCTCGACATCTGAGTATTCGTTACGGAACCGTCTCTTGATGATGGGGTCCTCGGACGCGTCGTCTAGCTTCTGGCGCTTTGTGGCCGATCGCTCGGATGCATGGGCGTAGACTGTTCTCGAGACGTTCGCATTTTGTGCGGCGAGGGCATTGAGTCGAAGAGCATCTTGAGACACTTCTGGTGTCTCCATGATGTATGTACGGCTGTGTTTGCGACTCAAAAGTACCTGGATGACCGCtggggatgttgatgatgatgataagCTGGGATATCTTTTGCGATGGAAGCGTGTAAAGGCTGGCAGCTGCGTGTGGCGCTAGTTTTTTCTACTCCATAGCGCCACATATGTGTGGCTATGAGGTTCAGGTACCTACCTTGCTCTCCACTCAGTCCCTGACTTCCTGCTAGCTCTCTTCTGCGCTGACAGGGATCTACGTAAGATCAGCTACCTACAGCCGGTCGTCACACTAACAAGCAGCACCTGTTTGATATCTCCATCCCGACGGGAGTTTATTAGCAACATTCATTGTCTTATCCGCTCGTATTGCTTCGTAGGCAGTATGGATAACGATGATAAGTTCCCTCTCCATGCCGCTGCTCGTGAGGGGCGAGGTATGCCTATTGAATTATACAACTCCATGACTGTGATCACCCCTAATCGGCAAATATAGTAACTGTTTTTGAAGGGCTTCTCAAGGTCAGCATTCagctttataattatatatatcagACATTAATTTCTTGGACAGTCAGACCCAAAATTGTCGCAACAAAAGGATAATGATGGTCGGTATCCTATACACTGGGCAGCTTCTTCTAACAACTTGGACATCGTTCAGTTGTTAGCCAACCAACGCAGTTTCGATGCTGATGTCCAGGTGAGCAACGACTTCTCATTGAAAGTCTTCCTCCACCTCCAGGACAATAACCAACACATTCTAGGATGAAAGCGGGTGGTCTCCTTTGATGATCTCAGCCAGTGTTCCAGAGGGTGAATCTGTCGTCAAACTTATCATGTCCAAAGACGCGGACGTGAACCTCAAGAGTAAGTCTTGCTCTCCGTCTATCACTCTAAATATACTCACCGGACCTCAAAGACTCTGCTGGACAGGTAACGCTTCAATCGCTACATCTGAATTGAGAACTATCTAAGCTCAGCATATAGACTGCCCTTCACTTTGTCGCCTCCAAGAAGAACCTTGACATTGCCCGTGTTCTTATCGACAACGGCGCGTCGACCCGAGTACGCGATCGTAGGGGCCAGTATCCCATACATcgcgctgctgctgtcggTTCTGTACCTATGGTGACTCTGCTTCTCAAAAACAGAAGTCCACTAAACCCTGCCGATAATGAGGGGTTCACTCCCCTTCATCACGCAATTGCAGAGGGACATGGTAAAAAGACTCTTTGCCACCGGCGTCAAAAAGCCACTAACCTGTGTTCTCCAGGAGACACTGCTGTTGCCCTCCTCAAAGAAGGCGCTGATTTCACCCTAAAGAACAGCGCGGATGAGCTAGCACTTGATCTGGCACCAGATAAAGAAGTATGTATATCTCTAAAAACACAACGAAAATGGAGTTCTTggctctcttctcttcgcACCACTCTATAAACTCCCATCTAACTCTGTCTCTTTGTCAACAGGTACGCCGATATGTTTTACAAGGTGCAGAGCGTGAGGGTATCGAGTTGTCAGGGTAGCTAGGAATACATGCtagaagaaagagaaaaaatgTGCAAGATATCACGACTTTTCCCGAGTCTAAGATGCGAACACGAGAGAGCAACGAAAACAAGGCAGAAGATAACGAAGTGAAATAGAAACAAGTTCTTCCCTTTTCTTACTTCATCACGGTCCGTTCCACCAACTCGCGATACATGTCCTTGACGTCCTGAACGtcagccttgagctcctcaacGAGCTCGCTCTTCTCGCCCAGCATCTCTAATGTTGTCTGATATCGCGAGTTGATGTTCTCTACTTCTGCTTCTAGCTCTGTTACCCGTGCCGAAGCGGTTTTTTGTGTTTCCAGCTCTGTCATCAGGTTCACAATATCAGATCGCGCTTCGTCTCGCTGGCTGCATACACGAGCCATTTCTTCTTTAGCAGCCACCTTCTCGGCTTCCAGTCGTCGAATTGCCGCGCTCATTCTCTCGACGAGCTGAACGGAAGGACCAGCCCCAACTGTCGATACCGAAATCATGTCTTGCGCAACGTTGCGGGGAGATGAAGGGTCGCCGTCATCTAGACCATCATCACGATCTGGCGGCGGTGATGCGGCGCGCGGTGACTCGGTAGGTGGCTCAAAGGGTGAGAAAGGGGGTGGAGGAGGTATCGCATGACCGGCCGTGGACAAAGCACTAGGGCGAGGAGGTTGACTGGACATTCTTCGGCCAAAaaagaagccatcgccgGCGCTGTCGGTTTGGCTTCCCGGTGTGGGAACTCGACGAGGCTGTCTTGCTGGTACAGGAAGCCCGATGAAGTCCGAGCTAAAGGTTCGGGCAACAGAGAGCAATGGGGAATCGGGTCTGCTCTGAGACCTGGGTGTGCTTGTAGCAACATCGTCTGCCCATTGCCTTCGTTCGGCCTCAGCCGACACCTCCCTACTCGCCGCTCGCTGttgcttctcgagctcgtTGCGTGCCTGTTCAAGGGCCGTCTCCACGCTCTTATGTTGGATTCTGAGGGCAGCAAGCTCTTCACGACATGTCTCGAGCTCCTGCCGAGCGGCTGTGAGAGCTGGACTAACGTCCTGAAGCTCATCCTCGAGTCGCTTGTACCGAGTTGCCTGTGAAGGTGTCAGCCATCTTCCCCCTTTTTTTACTGTCGAGAACATGTAATTTACCGCGTCACGAGCCTTCTTCCGCATTTCTGACTCTCGTCGTTGCGCTTCGTCCCTTTCCTTTTCAAGGCTGGCAGCCTTAGTCAGGAGTGAGGTTTCTATACCTTGCCAGTTCTCGCTGGCTGATGCATACTGCGATTGGAGGGTTTCAATATGTCGTATCAACTTGATGTCACCACCTGATCCTGCAGAAGCCTCCTCGGCCGTCACTCTCATTGCCTCGAGTTTGCCCTCGGCCGCTCTCAGCTCAAGTTTTAACTCTTCTTCAGTATTCCGACCACGTTCTAATGCTCGGTCTAGCTTCTCTTGCCACTCAACCTCAGTCAGGCGCAACTTTTCAACCAATGCCTCCTTTTCTGACCGCAGTGATGCGATAGTATGGTCAAGTTCCTGCTGTTTGTTCTTCTCAATATCTAGCGCCTTTTTCAATGCCTCAGTGTGGGCGGCTTGTATTTGCTCAGCCTTGGCTTTAGATTCTTGCTCCAGACGTCGATAGGcctcctccttgacagcttTGTCTTTCTTCAGGGCGTCGATTTCCTTCTGGAGCGTAGCGTTCGCTTTTCGCACTTCCtcgtttctcttctcttgctcttccttGCTCTTGATTCGACTACGTAGGGATTCCACCTCGGCCAGAGCTTTTTCTTTACCTTTTTTGAGTTCATTGGCCTGTTTCTCATTGTCTATAATCTGGGTGCGCAGCTTGCGAACGGTTGTTCGGAACTTTTGCTCTGAAGTTGAAAGCTTTCGTCCTTCCTCCATTAGCAGAGcgatcttctcatcctttTCGGCCAATTTGCGCTCTACACTACCCGCTTCAGCAGAACTTGCAGTCTGCCTAGCTGCATCCGTGGCATTTTTAGATAAAAACTGCAGTTTGGCTTGTAGTGAGTCGATTTGCTCAATGTACTCTTGAATCTCCTCTGAACGAGGCGTGTGAGCTTGGGTGGCATCCTGGTCTTTCTGTGACTCTTCAACTGGAGCATCTACGATCTGTGGTGCCTCTACAGGATGCCTGGTATCTGGTATTGGACTGTTCGGTTTTAGTTGGATATCGGATTTGTCCGTAACTTCTTGTTCTGGTGCACT of Fusarium oxysporum Fo47 chromosome I, complete sequence contains these proteins:
- a CDS encoding P-loop containing nucleoside triphosphate hydrolase protein; protein product: MAPINSEENTKRQLSKIPHDLSDDELADAEPSWQWIYNSTPTTERSDGTQSDRKRRKVTGDRIVGARIGQFECRIGDTVMLKADGSNEAWIALICEFVEDDGEGEKAANFMWFSSEKEIRSRDKKRSDYYPNELYISPSWDINPLASINGKAKIMSQDGFLAKYPQGKVPRNDPDFGKVFVCRRGCNTRTATYTDEFIWEEIYGGEHDLFALMDRVKTGTKVTRRRRKARSPSPSDDTYHPAQIPQTPTKTGRGSVAATPTSRRSQATPGSRVKRSASKRLEFTPLATRKLSPSQVESSPFQIARSRLHVSSVPTSLPCREGEFSLVYSHLEAAISDGTGNCIYISGTPGTGKTATVREVVSRLEEAVGSDELDDFIFVEINGMKITDPHQSYTLLWEALKGERASPAQALDHLEREFSNPSPRRIPCVVLMDELDQLVTKNQAVMYNFFNWPTLRHSRLIVLAVANTMDLPERTLSNKISSRLGLTRITFPGYNHEQLMKIIQSRLEGVPGNIVDPDAIQFASRKVAAVSGDARRALDICRRAVELAETDAPSDPATPSKRDSQTQPKGSGRVTIATIKKAINEATTNPIQQHLRSLPLMSKLVMAALLLRIRRTGLAETTFGDTLDEIHRACLRAPAALPGVAAVLNNGLKGTQMGSQRPMTRPGHIHTAALELVAAGLINLEAQRAERSSKLRLSIADDEVKMALRDDGDLKALGIGV
- a CDS encoding WD40-repeat-containing domain protein, which encodes METPEVSQDALRLNALAAQNANVSRTVYAHASERSATKRQKLDDASEDPIIKRRFRNEYSDVETLPPSITAKLPTKQPGKKASKAGVPARPTMKLLEGAPSSGKASTPAARDESTPQNMSLTTRGVQGLQQQKPEWHAPWKLMRVISGHLGWVRSLAVEPGNKWFASGAGDRTIKIWDLATGSLRLTLTGHISTVRGLAVSPRHPYLFSCGEDKMVKCWDLETNKVIRHYHGHLSGVYTLALHPTLDVLVTGGRDGVARVWDMRTRSNIHVLSGHTQTVSDLVCQEADPQVITGSLDSTVRLWDLAAGKTMGVLTHHKKGVRALATHPSEFTFASGSTGSVKQWKCPEGAFMQNFEGHNAIINTMSVNEQNVFFTGGDNGSMSFWDWKTGHRFQSLDTTAQPGSLDAEAGIMSSTFDRSGLRLICGEADKTIKIWKQDETATEESHPLEWKPTLARRKF